The genomic interval TttagtatgtatgtgtatgtactgaaTCAAAGGTACTTACAAAATAAACTTTTTGGAGATTTGCTTTTCATAAAGTGTTGTCATTTATTCTGAACACACTGAATACTGAACCTGACATGTCTCATATCCATAACTACTCAAGGACCGCATGAAAATGTTCCTGTggttttacaatattttacaatagcctacatcaGGTTTTAGGTACAGTGAGTGTAGGACCGCAAAGGGTTATAGATTAGTTTTACAGCGAAGGCTTTTTAGAGAGCAGGAATCACTTTCAAGTAGGAAGCAACTTTTGGGCACAATACCAGTGTGCGTGCCAGTGAACATGCCACCACGTGCCAAtcactaacctgtcagtgaacaaTGTGTTTCCACCAACATTGAAACTTGTCGAACTGTGCCTGGACCAAaacattcctaaccctaacctgtcaatgaATAAAGTGTATCCACCAATTTTAAATAATGGGTGTCCACCAAAAAGAAATGTTTATGGGGAAAAGCATTGCCATTATTTTCTGGCTTTTAgtttttaaaactgctatttCAGGGAATGAAACAGAATAACAAGAACATACTTGTGAATATCATTTATTAAGTAAATTCcaattcaacatttttttttttactgatataCATACATTCAACTATATTACATTTTCAAATGTTCAAACTTTAAAATCTTTAATCTGTCTTGGTAGTGGTGCTCTGCTCTTGGTTTTGAACTCCTGTTCGGTGTCCATGTTGTGATTCGTTTTCTAATGTACTGTGTAAAGGCACATTTGTTAACCTCTTGTCTCTTCCTGGTTTCCCCATGTTCTTCAGCATCAAAGAGTTCAAAAAGAAACATTGTTTTTTTGGGAAGAAAAGATAGTTAAAAAGTATCTACtctcaaattacattttcaatgaaTTACTTTTTAAAACTTTTATGGGATGGGCACTTAAATTTTTACTTCACTTAAAGTAAAGATACTGGCCAGAGGCAGAGGAGCACACTGTAACATCAAGCACATTGAAAACTCCATAAGGGAACTGAGAGCTAAACAAAGGGCACATGGAACACACTAGGACAAATATCACAAGATATATCAAAACCAAGAACAAAAAACACCACAATCCAGACCGCAAATTCCATCTATACAGTTAAGAACAGCTGGACTACACattcaaaaaacaactttcactCCAAACTTCTTCAGTAGAGCTAGTGGATCAGTATATTCAAAACAACACGGCATGAGCCATCTTGAAAATAACAGCAGCATTAAGCTACTTGAGAATTTCTTCCCAAACTTTGCCACAAAATAAATATTGTAGATCTGAAAGAGGAAAATGTTAATTTTAAGACTAGAAATGACCATAACACTAGCCGAAGTGACCATATCGAAGGCCAGATATTCACAACTAGACATAAAAACTAAAACGCAAAACAAACCCAAGCTCAAGAAGATGAATACATATGTATTTGAATGTAGACGGCCTGGCCAGAAAAAGGTGCGATTCTCTCCCCCCGCCAGCCAGTATATCGTTTACTCCATTGAGGTGACCTGGATAACAAGGGTCAAATATTAACTGAGAGTAACAGTTTTCATCCAGTATAGCTAAAATATCTATAAATAGAAACGAATCAAATTTCTCAAAGTTATGCCctttttgtctttttaaaaagttAATTGTAACAGTGTGTACAGAAAATTGTACACTTTTCATTAAGTGTAATCCAGTTTACAGTTGTTTTGATATGCCATCCACCATACAGTACTTGGTACTGTAAACCCCTTTACAGTATTTCAGTATTAAATCCTTATTGACCTCTGAATCTCTTATTGACCTCTTAACCTTTATGTTCACCTTGACCTGTTCAGTCTTCACAAGCTTATCTTTGTGTAACACTTAAAATGCTTAAAATTGCCATTGAGCCAACAACAATGAGGGTAACTAGTAgattgtttagtgtgtgtgtgtgtgtgtgtgtatgagagtgtgtgtggggggagtagAAGGCTGGGAGTAACCATTAGGGTAGACATGTAGCTGTGTGCTGGTTTAGAAGGACAGTATCGTGCTCTGGATGATGTCGACACACTCTCGGACCTCGTCCTCTTTGATGACTAGGGGCGGGGCCAATCTGATGATGTCACCGTGCGTGGGTTTGGCCAACAGGCCGTTATCACGAAGGCGAAGGCAGACTCTCCAGGCATCGTAATCTGGGGAAAAAACGTATGCAAGGATGTTTATTTTTATAaagcaggccctctgagtcaaatAAATTGCATCGTAATCTGAAAAAAGGTATACACATAGCTGGGCAGTTTACACCATTTCTTTCAAGgcatacttcagtttgtgatacaaagGACCAAATTGGCACAGGCagagaaatcaatatttggtggaataaacTTGATATTtaatcacagctttcatgcgttttggtatgcTTTGTCATCCTTGTCCAGTCCAGCTCAGTGCGGACAGGCAGCACAAGGGGGGAAAAAATTAATTGCGACTCCTCGCTCTGCTTTTATACACATTTGCTTTTAACAGTCTCGACAACAGGAACTTCCTTGCCTCTCCTGACCATCTGACAgcatcaagtaggcctataacttAAGTGTGGAAAATAAATGGCGATTTTCACGATCCATCTGAAGGTTTGGATGATAATGTTGTCAACAAGGCATTCATAACCCCGAATGAGAAAAGGCTGAGAATCTCTGGCTGAGCAGCCATCTTTGTGCTCCGTTTTGAGAAATGTTCATGGAAATTCCGGCTTACTTCGAAAATATGTTAAATTTGAAACGATTTATATGAAGGATTTTGAAACAAGTACTGTATGTTTCCTATGTGGCACATAATGTTGGtcttcaaaaaacaaacaaaacagaacgaGATTGAAAGGGTTTATGTATCTTTTTGGAGGAGGGGGGGCATGGTTAGGGTGTTGGTACTGAGCCTTGCACTTTACATCTGCGTGTGCATACACGCGTATATGTGCTGAGTGGGTGTGTGctgagtgtgcatgtttgtggatGGGGGGTAGATGAGGAAGAGCGAGCGCTgatgctttgtgtgcgtgtgtgtgtgtcctttgtgtATAGTGTTGAATTGAGCTTTCCAGCACCATGCTGGAATTCCGGGGGTACTGAGGTGACATTAAAAGCCATTTCCATTTCTAAATAGGTACTCACTTCCCACCTCCCCTTGGCTTAAATAATTGGAGTCTTACCTTTCCCCTTTTCCCACAGCGTTCTCTGAATCACAAGTTGCGTCATCAGAGCAAAGAAACGACTGCTGATCAAGCtatttttaagcaatatcaaacCATCAGGATCAGCGGACGATTGTTCAGAGCATCTCTACTCTACATACATTTTTTGCTCGCTGGTTGTAATGACTGGTGGTTTTCCATTCACTAGCCATTCAAGTCTTTCTACTAGCCAGATTCTCTATTCGTTTTATTTTCCTTAAACCATCAAATTTTCAGGGCTTGAAGGCCTTCTCCAGACTGACAtggcgagacggtaccatgcgcagggtacctcagtcttgaaggaggatgggggagagcactggttaattacttccaccaccaacctggcgggttgggagtagTGGGTTATGGTGTGTATATTGTAAGAAAAGAGAGGGTACAGAACTTGCAGAGATGGATACCTTTAGTTTCTTTGATGACAATTGCATTAAGGAGTCCCTTTCCTCTGACAGTGGTCACAATGTCACTGGGTAGTTTCATCAACTCTGTCCGGAGCAGCTGACCCATCTTCTCGGCATTCTCAGCCAGTTTCTCCTCCTCCAATACCTGCAATTTCCCATACAACACAATATACTACAgtgtaatacaatataatacaatactacCTGCAATATATAACAAAATATACTACAATGCAATACCATCTAATAATAGTTCAAGAAACCTCTGTCTGTATCGGTCTGTTCCACCCACAACTGCCGCAGCACTGCACAGAATGAGCTCAAATTTGGAAGGTGACTTTGTAGTGGTATGGTGGGTTGCAGTGCAACATTTCACGCCGTTAGGACATGAAATACTGAAGATATTAGTTAAACTAATTTTCCATCATTTTGCCATTTGTCACCATGGAAACAGCACTGGACCTAACACTTAATTGTTGAAGTCCGCCACTGGCAGCTGACAGCacaaccagagagactggataggcTAGAAGCTCTGGCGCAACCGGCTGACAGCGCAATCAACATTCCATTTTAGCACTTAAGCCCTAAATTGGAGGGTGACAGTGGCACAGCGGTTTGCATTGGGAAGTTTCACACCGGGTAGGACATAAAATAGATAGAAAGATATTAGTTAAACAATTTTTCATTGCCTTTTGCCGCTCTGCTAGACAGCCTACACCTGCTACAAAACCAAAAATTCCTATAATCAAGTCGGCTGAGCACCACAAACCTGCTACAGACAAACACCTGCTACACAAGAACAAGTTTTAAAAACAGGTTAAACTCAGCTTAACTTGATCTGCCCCCCCATTCAGACAGTCTACCCGACAGTTTCAAATGTGGAAATACAAAtaccaattcacctcagattccttGATTACACTGAAACATGTGTCTAATGATTAGCCTATAAAAATTGGCTATTTGCAACAATGATTTTCAGTGGGTCTAATAAAAAactaataaatcaatcaatcactactactactatactacacaatgtaatacaatactacatTCAGTCATTGAGTAGTTTTCACTGCTGCAAACGATGGTCCAGCATGAAGCCCACGTTACTTTTCTGTTTATCAATTTGCACTGGCTACCAGCTTTCTCAGGATGTATAGCGCATCAGGAAGTGTGATGGTATGGTCATAAAACAACTCACCTCTAAAGCGGCGACAGCAACTTTGCAGGCCAGTGGGTTTCCTCCATACGTTGAGCCATGCTCTCCAGGTTTAATGGTCAGCATCACTTCATCATCGCAAAGCACAGCAGATACCTGGAACACAAACccaacaattattattatatagtacCATTTAATTATTTACATGACTGAACAACATTTGGACCGGAAAATGCATgctaaaaagggttttttttttttgcctctgaGACATTATGTATACATGCTCCTAAAACCTGAGCATTGATTTTCAGCTATGGGTCAGGGTAAGTAAAGGTTTTTTTCACAAAACTTTTTTCGTGTGGGCTATGCATTTAGGCCAACTACGAAACATTTTGTTAGTCACACATCACCTGTTACGTTCCTGGTGTGATGTGTGTCTCCtggtcaaaatgggttaaaaacagatttttttttcgagGATAACACTGATCACTTAAGAAATCACCCAtagaaattaaataaaagaaatacATCATAATCATGGTGCAAGGCAGCAACGCTTCGAGGCACCAATAGCGTTTCTTCTTATTATTGGGGCCCAAACAGCAACGTAGCTTTTCTCTTTTGGCAGGGCTCTAGAGTGTGACCAATTTTACAATGGTGCAACTGCAAAACATATTTGGTCATACTGGTTGtccaagggagaaaaaaaaatagggaggaaaaaaagaccATGCATTCAGCTGAGAATATAACTAATTTTCATTATGCAGTAGAGGACAGTAACACAATAAAAACGTTTTTAAAACATATCATTCTTTCCAACTCCGCtgaactctctccctctcatcacgGTCAGCCTACCCGTGCTTTTTTTGATACAATAGTGCTTTTTTGAATACAGTTTCAGCAACCATTTCTGatgacagagggaaaaaaaactcacAGGATAAACTCCACCAGACAGGGCCTTCCCAAGGATCACAATGTCAGGGCGGACGGGCTCATGATCCACTGCCAGCCGTCTGCCAGTACGCGCCAGCCCAGTCTGCACCTCATCAGCAATGAACAGCACCTAAACAGAAATGgaaaagtaataaataaataaaaaacacccCTCATATAAAACAGAGAGTTTAAATGTCTAGGTTGGGATAGAGTGAATAGAAGGGAACGGACTAGAAAAAAACAACGTCATGAAGCTATTTaacttcttttgtttcagacatgtaaaagtttgttatcttttacctgacatgtttcaacggtgtcaggtaaaagataattAACTTCTACATGTCTAAAACAAAATAACTTGAATAGTTAATGTAactttaaaaaggtacactgtgcaggaaatggtcaaaaaaggtactgcaacattGACATTggtttgcctattgccaaatttgatattttcatgaaagtttactaagtaatcagctaatattttctagtatggcccaagtacagtcatttttgcagctaaaaatggctatttctggaaattcaaaatggcggaccatggagaagatcccccttttcatgtatgaaaaatgcaacttttccagtcataatgaatactttgaatttgatggtggtggtaagtattcatgaaaaaggtaacaatagcgaatgggtagcatggattctggaaataaacaactacaaatctcacacagtgtacctttaggacataatgaacgtcatacatcaacttcatggagcctttgaaagaacaactgaactgacagttatATTGAGTAAACATAGAAACTCACATTGTGTTTTGTGCACAGCTCCCGCACTTTTGTCAGATAGCCAGCGTCAGGGACCACCACGCCAGCCTCCCCCTGGATCGGCTCCACCATAAAGGCTGCCACATTCTGATCTTGAAGAGCATGCTgttaacacaaacacattaaaTTAATGTATTTCTGTATTAATGTTCAGTATAGGCCAAACGTTTGGACACAAACTAATTCAatgccttctctttatttttgtggctatctGGCGGACGGCATGGAGGCATATAAAATTGtgtgcttaacaaaaaatgtCAATTCTAGCAGTTATCCAACAGCTTCTGTATGAATACAATAATAACGTTTATAAAGATAACTTTATTTGCATAGCATGATTCATAAATATGCAGAAAAATATGGTTGAACAGTTTGATAAGAGATACAAGTTTGTCCGTTTCAAGGTGGCAAATAGTTTGGTCAAATTAAGTTAAATAAGGGTTATGAGACAAACACATTGGGTGCTTTCTAATATGCAGACTGCCATCCTATCTTGCTCCCTTACATGCTTGTGGCTTCGCGATCACCTCACGGACGACAGAAGTGCATTTCAATATcctgcaaaagcgcaattctaatgtcattttcacattttcaaatggtataatgaatgaagaatagtcccccaaaagttattgTAATTATGCTGGCGGCAGGGAAacggcggggcatcagcaaaacgcgaggcctcaagcacaggccgaggacgggagtctgcatattggaaagaaCTCAGCGAGTGCTGCCGAGTGGCTAAAAAATTGTCGTCAGCAGCTACGAGTCACTGCGAACAGCAGCCAACTGGCTCAGGCCGACCTGCTCTCTGCACCTGTTCCTGCTTTATAAGTAGGTTGCTTCAGGCCCTACCCAGCCCAGCTGCATAGCTGTACATGTTTCACATGGGCAAGCAATACGATGAGTGACATACATTTTTAGAATGTGGTGGTGTAACCAAAATTCTAATTGAAATGGTAGTGTAGTGGTGATCTAGTTACCGGTGTGTATAAGAAGGTGGTTAAAATGAAAGTTTAAAAGAGCATGTTGTTCCCCTTAACCCTTGAGTTAAAAAAATAAGCTTTGCCTTTCTCCTGTTCATCCAGATGTTCCCTGTATCCATCAGCACAGCTTTCTTTTACCgcaagtgtggtgtgtgtgtgtgtgtgtgtttactgtcaaggtcttatttatatgtttactGCACAGAGGAGAGTGGTCAAACACAGTATCAAAATTCTGAGCTAATCCTGTTACGTTGATTTTTGAcacaaaaaaaagtacacttgacttggaGAGCATGCCAAGATGCATTGCAGCTGTGATTAAAATCCATGGTTATTCTACCAAATATTCATTCTGAACTCCTCCAAAGTTaacacattactattatgttgttttaaagtgaaaATCATCTCGTTTTCttctgattttttttggtctgaaaccattgcatcttttgtattattttgaccatttgtaactttctgcaaataaatgctctaaatcaggggtcaggaacctatgacTCTAGAGCCATATCTGGCTCTTTGgggaactgtatctggctcttacttaACTTGGGtagccaaccgtcccttgaaatacaaaaTTGTcccgtatttataaataaaagtacgggttccatattgagctgaaacgggacatgggatgttaaaatgcgtAATCGCAGGAaactgcatctaagaaatacaacattttcgggcggaggacccccagacccccactaTGATGAATTTGACTTTCGGGCACATGACGTCACACGTTGCGCGGCAGACATTTTGGAAGCGGGCCAGCCCATTGTTTACAGTGAGGACTTGCTTTCTTCTGCTAGTAGTTTGCTTTGTGTTTTACCGTTTCATTTGACCTCTGATGTCGTTATGGTCGTCCGTTGCTGTGTCGTAGGGTGTAGAAGCGCAAGCTGTGACGGgacggaaaaaaaaaatcccaaatggattatctttttaccgttttccaacttggaggcgtctcaatggagaacaaatgtcctccataacaaagagtcgccggctagcatgggtcgctgctgtaagacggtcaaatataactttccactcaatcccggtgtggaggtgtctctggtctaatacccacagatgagctcggggaggcaaactttgtgaaaaaattcctgtgccttcctcagacaggactcccagaagctgacatctggcaggatacaggcaacgtctttcagtgtccacaccacaaagtcacagtaggttgcacctgtcacgaacatctgtgtctgcacttgtgtgtagtacctatgaccttgtttgagctgaacaatgccatcaactctgtggagacaaaagtctttgtctgcgtcacaagcctcctggacagtgctgtgtttgtgcttagcAGGGCATTTCACTTCCAGGCAGCCTTGTCCACAGCAGTCACAGCTAACTAGGCCATCAGGTGAGGTGCCTACCTGTGGGAACGCCAGGTTTATGCAGACGCCAGACTGCTCGATTGTCAAGTTATCGTGGTGTGGTGCTTGTTGTTGAAGGTATTCAGTGCgttctgtgtctgtgctttgggtagcacacattcttgactgtggACACATCCGGCTTGTCGATGTTAGAGACCAGAACTGCATGCATGGTGGAGGCAGTCACTCTCCCTTTACCATAGCAACTAGCTATCAATATGGCGGCATGTGCCCGTCCCTTGTTGGCagcctatacttacctgttatcacaAAAAGCAGGCCTAATAACTTGGCAGTACACTCTGAaaatgttgggcttaattgaagtACAGGtgttgcttttaattgtattcagtgtttaaatggtgtggctctcacaaaaatgtattttccaaattttgccttttatggctctctccagccaaaaggttcctgacccctgctctaaatTATCTCAGTAGTGTATcgaatgaaacaacaatgttcattttactgaaaCACATGCCAATAAGTAGTAAGAACAGAAAAACTTGTCATTTCAAAGTGGTTTCTCAATTTTTGCTGCAGctgtatacattttatttttgagcatATCATTACTAATCCATGGAGGCATGGAAATTACCCCACTTAATACTAATCCcctgcaaatgaggtcatatgttaAAGAGATCTGTTAAAAAAGTGCCTGTTAAAgtgcatggaacacactgtcctGTTAAAGTGCATGGAACACACCATCCTGTTTAAGGGCATGAAACAGACACAATATCTAATCTCTCCAGGCTTCCAAACACGACAACCTTGAAATAAGTATATATATAAGTAAgtaagataaacaaatttgctttagatggcgtcaagcatgtgtggtggtaaacaagtgagttttacacaaaaagtgcatctgGCTAGTCAAGTATGGTTAtcggactgacatggtttggcgatgtatggatgcagtcaacattggaaatctgaattacacctaaagaagcatgcatgccaacatgcactgtgactacagaagcagatcatgatactctccataggatttcattcaaaactcatacccatttattttagccaggtgcagactcaaaatgtacaatttcaatgtactgaaaggttgaaacacacaccgatgacctcccttttaatcccttttcatttcgaaatgaaaaaatgaatgtagttgctgctaaaggtggttctacaaagtattcagcaaaggctgtgaatacttctgtaaaaaatatttctttgttttttattttttataaattttcaaaactgtcaagacagcttgtttttcacatggtcataatggaataatttgtgtaggattttgacaacagagattcatttgtagcatttggaataaggctgcaagataataaaatgtgaaaaaagtgaagcgctgtgaatactttccggattgactgtatattgAACTGACTGGGTCGCAGGGCCATGGTGGTGAACACTTTTTTTTTGACAATGTGAAAAGGTTTCCCGGGAAAATGTAAGGGTTGACCGGTATGATTGTCATGCATGTCAGTTTTATTATCAAACAGTTACCAAAATCAGAATTCTGCAAACATAGTACCGGTATTACATTTTCAGCATTATGAATGTGGGCTTACCTCTAAAGCTGGGATGTCATTGTAGGGAATTAGCTCAAATCCGGGCATGAAGGGACCGAATCCTTCATAACTGCTCGGGTCTGTTGAACTTGATATCGCGGCCATGGTCCGTCCCCAGAAATTTCCATCTAGAAAAAATATCAGTCAGTCATTCAATGTGCC from Engraulis encrasicolus isolate BLACKSEA-1 chromosome 17, IST_EnEncr_1.0, whole genome shotgun sequence carries:
- the oat gene encoding ornithine aminotransferase, mitochondrial, with the protein product MKRMIFRLGGGMQRMLPAASRVYGCAGSRLASTGAASKLADRQLTSEEVYAREDKYGAHNYHPLPVALERGEGIYLWDVEGRRYYDFLSAYSAVNQGHCHPKIIAALNDQASKLTLTSRAFYNNILGAYEEFITKLFGYDKVLPMNTGVEGGETACKLARKWAYNVKGVPKNQAKIIFANGNFWGRTMAAISSSTDPSSYEGFGPFMPGFELIPYNDIPALEHALQDQNVAAFMVEPIQGEAGVVVPDAGYLTKVRELCTKHNVLFIADEVQTGLARTGRRLAVDHEPVRPDIVILGKALSGGVYPVSAVLCDDEVMLTIKPGEHGSTYGGNPLACKVAVAALEVLEEEKLAENAEKMGQLLRTELMKLPSDIVTTVRGKGLLNAIVIKETKDYDAWRVCLRLRDNGLLAKPTHGDIIRLAPPLVIKEDEVRECVDIIQSTILSF